One Halalkalicoccus tibetensis genomic region harbors:
- a CDS encoding phosphocholine cytidylyltransferase family protein, producing MNAERRAIVLAAGQGKRLEPLTDDTPKTLLEVGSQPVLDHILDALEANGYEQVAVVTGFEHEQIEDHCASREGLEIEYVHNEDYDTTNNIYSLWLAREYATDGFTLVNSDTLFSATSLGELQDADGSRLLVETDERLDDEEMQVAFGSEHIETIGKALDGGDTGVYLDDGDGEYIGVSKFTADDAERLFEHIEEFIERDEVGEWYEAAFDELFEEREIGYVRVDEPWAEIDTPDDLEGAREEWD from the coding sequence ATGAACGCAGAACGACGAGCGATCGTCCTCGCCGCCGGTCAGGGGAAGCGACTGGAGCCGCTCACCGACGACACGCCGAAGACGCTGCTGGAGGTCGGCAGCCAGCCCGTTCTCGATCACATCCTCGACGCCCTCGAAGCCAACGGCTACGAGCAGGTCGCCGTCGTTACCGGGTTCGAGCACGAACAGATCGAGGACCACTGTGCGTCCCGGGAGGGCCTGGAGATCGAGTACGTCCACAACGAGGACTACGACACGACGAACAACATCTACTCGCTGTGGCTGGCACGCGAGTACGCCACCGACGGCTTCACGCTCGTCAACTCGGATACCCTCTTCTCGGCCACGAGCCTCGGCGAGCTGCAGGACGCAGACGGGAGCCGGCTGCTCGTCGAGACCGACGAAAGGCTCGACGACGAGGAGATGCAGGTGGCCTTCGGCTCCGAGCACATCGAGACGATCGGCAAGGCCCTCGACGGGGGCGACACCGGCGTCTACCTCGACGACGGCGACGGCGAGTACATCGGCGTCTCGAAGTTCACGGCCGACGACGCCGAGCGGCTGTTCGAGCACATCGAGGAGTTCATCGAGCGCGACGAGGTCGGCGAGTGGTACGAGGCGGCGTTCGACGAGCTGTTCGAGGAGCGGGAGATCGGCTACGTCCGGGTCGACGAGCCCTGGGCCGAGATCGACACCCCCGACGACCTGGAGGGCGCCCGCGAGGAATGGGACTGA
- a CDS encoding glycosyltransferase family 2 protein, which yields MSGSNPLVSVVIPTYDRTEVVRAVDSVRRQTYEPIELIVVDDCSQTPAADRLGRRDGVERFECIRHEENRGGNAARVTGIEAATGEYVAFLDDDDEWAPEKVERQVQALRSSAAAVAYTGVRNVDSERRTLSLRTRRVEGDVSERLLYGNFVGTFSCVMVSADAIRRIGFPDERLPCWQDWEYYLRLSEDHEFVAIPEPLVIRHNASTGQISRSFVEKRETAYPHLRGTIERIAAPKGRLVRRKALAALDQQLGYAALANGEYADARRYLLRSVARYPLRPKVYPYLLGALGGKRVYPTLRRRKRALVDRLS from the coding sequence ATGAGCGGCTCGAACCCGCTTGTGAGCGTCGTAATCCCGACGTACGACCGCACGGAGGTGGTCCGCGCGGTCGACAGCGTTCGCCGTCAGACGTACGAGCCGATCGAGCTGATCGTCGTGGACGACTGCTCCCAGACGCCGGCCGCCGACCGCCTCGGACGCCGCGACGGCGTCGAACGCTTCGAGTGCATCCGCCACGAGGAAAACCGCGGCGGGAACGCCGCGCGCGTCACCGGGATCGAGGCCGCGACCGGCGAGTACGTCGCCTTTCTCGACGACGACGACGAGTGGGCACCGGAGAAGGTCGAACGGCAGGTTCAAGCCCTGCGTTCCTCGGCCGCCGCGGTCGCCTACACCGGGGTTCGGAACGTCGATAGCGAGAGGCGGACCCTCAGCCTGCGGACCCGTCGGGTCGAAGGGGACGTCTCCGAACGGCTGCTGTACGGCAACTTCGTCGGGACGTTCTCCTGTGTGATGGTGAGCGCCGACGCCATCCGGCGGATCGGGTTCCCGGACGAACGTCTCCCCTGCTGGCAGGACTGGGAGTACTACCTCCGGCTCTCCGAGGACCACGAGTTCGTCGCGATTCCGGAGCCGCTCGTGATCCGCCACAACGCGTCGACGGGCCAGATCAGCCGGTCGTTCGTCGAGAAGCGCGAGACGGCCTATCCACACCTCCGGGGGACGATCGAGCGGATCGCGGCCCCGAAGGGACGGCTCGTGAGGCGAAAGGCGCTGGCCGCGCTCGACCAGCAGCTCGGCTACGCCGCGCTCGCGAACGGCGAGTACGCCGACGCCCGGCGCTACCTCCTCCGATCGGTGGCGCGCTACCCGCTCAGGCCGAAGGTCTACCCGTACCTGCTCGGGGCGCTGGGCGGCAAGCGGGTCTACCCCACCCTGCGGCGTCGGAAGCGCGCGCTGGTCGATCGACTCTCGTAG
- a CDS encoding glycosyltransferase codes for MNHAEESGAEPRLSVVIPVYNDPRGIRETLESVAEQTYPTGEYEVLAVDNGSTDGTREVIRAFASFYGNVHLLVEDDVQGSYAARNEGIRQARGELVSFVDADMTVEDDWAESIVASYDEHGWDYMGYPIESYIKGRETLGAVYDRLLGGFPVERYMREKGFTVTASLVVTRELLEAVGPFDERYVSQGDGEFGKRVREAGFDQRFEPGITAYHPTRADLRAWLKKQVRIGRGAAQHRRFHPELSDDDSPFTIRRLLPPRPGQFYRRLAEATDPTPRRAMALYGVDYLSKLARTAGAIAERIDRRR; via the coding sequence GTGAATCACGCAGAAGAGTCGGGGGCCGAGCCGAGGCTGTCGGTCGTGATCCCGGTGTACAACGACCCCCGGGGGATCAGGGAGACCCTCGAATCGGTCGCCGAGCAGACGTATCCCACAGGGGAGTACGAGGTCCTTGCCGTCGACAACGGTTCGACGGACGGGACCCGCGAGGTGATCCGGGCCTTCGCCTCCTTCTACGGGAACGTCCACCTGCTCGTCGAGGACGACGTCCAGGGGTCCTATGCCGCCCGCAACGAGGGGATCCGGCAGGCCCGCGGCGAGCTCGTCTCCTTCGTCGACGCGGACATGACCGTCGAGGACGACTGGGCCGAGTCGATCGTCGCCTCCTACGACGAACACGGCTGGGACTACATGGGCTATCCGATCGAGTCGTATATCAAGGGACGGGAGACGCTCGGGGCGGTTTACGACCGTCTCCTCGGGGGATTCCCGGTCGAGCGCTACATGCGTGAGAAGGGATTCACCGTCACCGCGTCGCTCGTCGTCACGCGGGAGCTCCTCGAGGCGGTCGGGCCGTTCGACGAGCGGTACGTCTCGCAGGGCGACGGCGAGTTCGGGAAACGCGTCCGCGAGGCGGGCTTCGACCAGCGCTTCGAGCCAGGAATCACGGCGTACCACCCGACGCGGGCGGACCTGCGCGCCTGGCTGAAAAAGCAGGTCCGGATCGGCCGCGGGGCGGCCCAGCACCGGAGATTCCATCCCGAACTCTCCGATGACGACTCGCCGTTCACGATCCGACGGCTCCTCCCGCCCCGGCCGGGCCAATTCTACCGCCGGCTCGCCGAGGCGACGGATCCGACCCCTCGACGGGCCATGGCGCTCTACGGCGTCGACTACCTGAGCAAGCTCGCGCGGACCGCCGGGGCGATCGCCGAGCGAATCGACCGGCGACGGTAG
- a CDS encoding glycosyltransferase has protein sequence MSSLLNSIRRGDAGDEPEFPSTSIVIEWENVIHAKESRSEAMLRGLNAQLNELEDRFPETPEIIFVYNPDDVEESQIRHFASLALDDRYDPQFVASPGSHFYELKNVGAQRATGDVLVYVDSDVIPQEGWLDAIVSPFLEEGTDMVLGHPFVETDTRYKSAVAMFWFFPAEHEEYEGYMACNVAFDRESFLEHEFPEEDSYRGQCVELKDRLEDSEKGLQNAPNAKVSHPAMNGFDHFLNRAVCSGYDSDYWYRYGEDPSRKERAKAAVSKLEHRARQVGYNVLSRRDSISDDPATIALALLLGASYYSLEFLARLVTIVRPELIERNFQI, from the coding sequence ATGAGCAGCCTGTTGAACTCCATTAGGCGCGGCGACGCGGGCGACGAGCCCGAGTTCCCCTCGACCTCGATCGTCATCGAGTGGGAGAACGTCATCCACGCCAAGGAGAGCCGTTCGGAGGCGATGCTTCGGGGGCTGAACGCCCAACTGAACGAGCTCGAGGATCGCTTTCCCGAGACGCCCGAGATCATCTTCGTCTACAACCCCGACGACGTCGAGGAGAGCCAGATCAGACATTTCGCCTCGCTCGCGCTCGATGACCGATACGACCCGCAGTTCGTCGCCTCGCCGGGCTCGCACTTCTACGAGCTGAAGAACGTCGGCGCCCAGCGGGCCACCGGCGACGTGCTCGTCTACGTCGACAGCGACGTCATCCCCCAGGAGGGCTGGCTCGACGCGATCGTCTCGCCGTTCCTCGAGGAAGGCACCGACATGGTGCTCGGTCACCCGTTCGTCGAGACCGACACCCGGTACAAGTCGGCCGTCGCGATGTTCTGGTTCTTCCCGGCCGAACACGAGGAGTACGAGGGCTACATGGCCTGTAACGTCGCGTTCGACCGCGAGTCGTTCCTCGAGCACGAGTTCCCCGAGGAGGACTCCTACCGGGGCCAGTGCGTCGAGCTGAAGGACCGTCTGGAAGACTCCGAGAAGGGGCTGCAGAACGCACCGAACGCGAAGGTCTCCCATCCCGCGATGAACGGGTTCGACCACTTCCTCAACCGCGCGGTCTGTAGCGGCTACGACTCCGACTACTGGTACCGTTACGGCGAGGACCCGAGCCGGAAGGAGCGCGCGAAGGCGGCCGTCTCCAAGCTCGAACACCGTGCCCGCCAGGTGGGATACAACGTCCTCTCGCGGCGCGACTCGATCTCGGACGACCCGGCGACGATCGCCCTGGCGCTCCTGCTCGGGGCCTCCTACTACTCCCTCGAGTTCCTCGCCCGACTCGTCACCATCGTCAGGCCCGAGCTGATCGAGCGGAACTTCCAGATCTGA
- a CDS encoding glycosyltransferase family 61 protein, whose amino-acid sequence MSSPTELPGRVAEIYREHGPEVLARKALGFPKSVVLHRGLEFVTRDELKRHVADQGLLWQEITESPCTIPAGDVPEELGQFAGEYRPDPRFLCELPDCRLIGPGAVGLLDGRRILLDTAGSHRENFFADYEEFLGSKTPELLLRRFTDPDPVPTMDRSPVLPLVPFYNNYYYPWFVEYLPKLRALERYEAETGREPAILIERDAPSFVGESLELLGYGDRVVESDGSERRVEELLVTNHRLTTSWAGPRYGFDLSIEDSRWVRESIRSAVGVSSAEPTEGKRLYVSRQATDRGRRVANYDELEPVLDSFGFEPYVFEELPFPEQVRLVSDAEAILAPHGAGLANALFADDPTVVELFPETHVRPSYYLLSRLLGFEYEPVVVEASEHDPHDDLLVDPEGLSSRLDAILDSPE is encoded by the coding sequence ATGAGCTCGCCGACGGAGCTGCCCGGTCGGGTCGCGGAGATCTATCGGGAACACGGCCCGGAGGTGCTGGCCCGGAAGGCGCTCGGGTTCCCCAAGTCGGTCGTGTTGCATCGTGGCTTGGAGTTCGTCACCCGCGACGAGCTGAAGCGCCATGTCGCCGACCAGGGACTCCTCTGGCAGGAGATCACCGAATCGCCGTGTACGATCCCTGCCGGCGACGTTCCCGAAGAGCTCGGACAGTTCGCCGGGGAGTACCGACCCGACCCCCGCTTCCTCTGCGAGCTACCCGACTGTCGGCTGATCGGTCCCGGCGCGGTCGGCCTGCTCGACGGCCGGCGGATCCTCCTCGACACGGCGGGCTCGCACCGCGAGAACTTCTTCGCGGACTACGAGGAGTTCCTGGGCTCGAAGACGCCCGAACTGCTGCTCAGGCGATTCACCGATCCCGACCCCGTCCCGACGATGGATCGCTCGCCAGTCCTCCCGTTGGTTCCGTTCTACAATAACTACTACTACCCCTGGTTCGTCGAATACCTCCCCAAGCTCCGGGCCCTGGAGCGCTACGAGGCCGAGACGGGCCGCGAGCCGGCGATCCTGATCGAGCGGGACGCCCCCTCGTTCGTCGGCGAGTCCCTGGAGCTACTCGGCTACGGGGACCGGGTCGTCGAGTCGGACGGATCCGAACGACGGGTCGAGGAGCTGCTGGTCACGAACCACCGGCTGACCACGTCGTGGGCGGGGCCGAGATACGGCTTCGACCTCTCGATCGAGGACTCTCGATGGGTCCGTGAGTCGATCCGGTCGGCCGTCGGCGTGTCGTCTGCGGAGCCGACCGAGGGCAAGCGGCTGTACGTCTCCCGACAGGCGACCGATCGAGGGCGGCGCGTCGCGAACTACGACGAGCTGGAGCCGGTGCTCGACTCCTTCGGGTTCGAGCCGTACGTCTTCGAGGAGCTGCCCTTCCCCGAGCAGGTCCGGCTGGTCTCGGACGCCGAGGCGATCCTCGCTCCCCACGGCGCCGGCCTCGCGAACGCCCTCTTCGCCGACGACCCGACGGTCGTCGAGCTGTTCCCCGAGACCCACGTCCGGCCCTCCTACTACCTCCTCTCCCGGCTGCTCGGCTTCGAGTACGAACCCGTGGTCGTCGAGGCCAGCGAACACGACCCGCACGACGACCTGCTCGTCGATCCTGAGGGACTCTCGTCCCGGTTGGATGCGATCCTCGACTCCCCCGAGTAG
- a CDS encoding Gfo/Idh/MocA family oxidoreductase encodes MTLDVAVIGTGPEPERAGGVGYAMGYRHASAYRAIDGCELVACVDIERANAEAFAEHYDIDDRRVYEDHESMLAGAEPDLVSVCTPVTTHADIVADCAAAGVEAIHCEKPMAHTWADCKRMVETCEEAGVRLTINHQRRFAGPFRQAKLLLDDGAIGELERVKIGGKNLYDFGTHMFDMCHYVTDGASPEWVRSLLVYDEENVRYGVHNENRAMAEWEYENGVEGFAETGSADRDCLMRLEGDEGTIEIGHSNGASLRTKAADESEWTRIDTGGERVSHVAVDPGLPVKVLRKLDDATPGPQVFRPLADRVFMADEDPFLKPYVRRALQEVVDATIEDRESPLAAGNALESTELIFGCWESARQQERVELSLEIEDNPLTAMVDNGRFRPN; translated from the coding sequence ATGACACTCGACGTCGCGGTCATCGGGACGGGGCCAGAGCCCGAACGGGCGGGTGGGGTCGGCTACGCGATGGGGTATCGCCACGCCTCGGCCTATCGGGCGATCGACGGCTGTGAACTGGTCGCCTGTGTCGACATCGAGCGGGCCAACGCCGAGGCGTTCGCCGAGCACTACGACATCGACGACCGGCGGGTCTACGAGGACCACGAGTCGATGCTCGCGGGGGCCGAGCCGGACCTGGTCAGCGTCTGTACGCCGGTGACGACCCACGCCGACATCGTCGCCGACTGTGCCGCCGCCGGCGTCGAGGCGATCCACTGCGAGAAGCCGATGGCCCACACCTGGGCGGACTGCAAGCGGATGGTCGAGACCTGTGAGGAAGCGGGCGTCAGGCTGACGATCAACCACCAGCGGCGGTTCGCCGGCCCGTTCCGGCAGGCGAAACTCCTGCTCGACGACGGCGCCATCGGCGAGCTCGAACGGGTCAAGATCGGCGGGAAGAACCTCTACGACTTCGGCACTCACATGTTCGACATGTGCCACTACGTCACCGACGGGGCGAGCCCCGAGTGGGTCCGGTCGCTGCTGGTCTACGACGAGGAGAACGTCCGCTACGGCGTCCACAACGAGAACCGGGCGATGGCCGAGTGGGAGTACGAGAACGGCGTCGAGGGGTTCGCCGAGACCGGGAGCGCCGACCGGGACTGCCTGATGCGCCTCGAAGGCGATGAGGGTACGATCGAGATCGGGCACTCGAACGGCGCGTCGCTCAGGACGAAAGCCGCCGACGAATCCGAGTGGACGCGGATCGATACCGGCGGCGAGCGGGTCTCGCACGTCGCGGTCGATCCCGGCCTCCCGGTGAAGGTCCTCCGGAAGCTCGACGACGCGACCCCCGGCCCGCAAGTCTTCAGGCCGCTGGCGGATCGCGTGTTCATGGCCGACGAGGACCCCTTCCTCAAGCCCTACGTCCGGCGGGCGCTCCAAGAAGTCGTCGACGCGACGATCGAGGACCGCGAGTCGCCATTGGCGGCGGGGAATGCCCTCGAATCGACCGAGCTCATCTTCGGGTGCTGGGAGTCCGCGCGCCAGCAGGAGCGCGTCGAGCTCTCGCTTGAGATCGAGGACAACCCGCTGACGGCCATGGTGGACAACGGCCGGTTCCGCCCGAACTGA
- a CDS encoding sulfatase-like hydrolase/transferase — MLQAPPVRMAIVLAERYNLSKLKEAIREPSMFTDELRRVPHEKLYARRYEDGIDVMAEDWDNLIVLDACRYDVFESHNRIEGDLEEVISRGSTSSEFIKRNFNGRELHDTVYITANPHADSTLDEGVFYRVAKTYGETYPSDNSRYEKRSPEHVYEYAVDEYGNYDDKRTIVHFMQPHTPYYGTYAKALRRTLYEERRIGFREWTHAEDYGDAETMFDALGNAAVEGHISDEQLRRAYVGNFEAVMEYVEALLEHLDGKTVITSDHGELLGEAEELFSPMQYGHGENAYNEGLRRVPWLVIDAEDRPETTAEEPIGEDEVDEDLVTEQLEALGYKE, encoded by the coding sequence ATGCTTCAAGCACCACCGGTACGGATGGCGATCGTGCTTGCGGAGAGATACAACCTGAGCAAGCTAAAGGAAGCGATACGGGAGCCCTCGATGTTTACCGACGAGCTACGGAGGGTTCCCCACGAGAAACTGTACGCCCGGCGATACGAGGACGGCATCGACGTGATGGCGGAGGACTGGGACAACCTGATCGTCCTCGACGCCTGCCGGTACGACGTCTTCGAGAGCCACAACCGGATCGAAGGGGACCTGGAGGAGGTGATCTCGCGGGGAAGCACGAGCTCGGAGTTCATCAAGCGGAACTTCAACGGACGCGAGCTCCACGACACGGTGTACATAACCGCGAACCCCCACGCCGACAGTACGCTCGATGAGGGCGTGTTCTACCGGGTCGCGAAGACGTACGGCGAGACGTATCCGTCCGACAACAGCCGCTACGAGAAACGCAGCCCGGAGCACGTCTACGAGTACGCCGTCGACGAGTACGGGAACTACGACGACAAACGGACCATCGTGCACTTCATGCAGCCACACACCCCCTACTACGGGACGTACGCGAAGGCGCTCCGGAGGACGCTGTACGAGGAGCGGCGGATCGGGTTTCGCGAGTGGACGCATGCCGAGGACTACGGGGACGCCGAGACGATGTTCGACGCGCTGGGGAACGCGGCCGTCGAGGGACACATCTCGGACGAGCAGCTCCGGCGGGCCTACGTGGGCAACTTCGAGGCGGTGATGGAGTACGTGGAGGCGTTGCTCGAGCATCTGGACGGGAAGACCGTGATCACGTCGGATCACGGGGAGCTGCTCGGCGAGGCGGAGGAGCTGTTCTCGCCGATGCAGTACGGACACGGCGAGAACGCCTACAACGAGGGGCTTCGCCGGGTACCGTGGCTGGTGATCGACGCGGAGGACCGCCCGGAGACGACTGCGGAGGAGCCGATCGGGGAGGACGAGGTGGACGAGGACCTCGTGACCGAACAGTTGGAGGCGTTGGGCTACAAGGAATGA
- a CDS encoding ABC transporter ATP-binding protein encodes MDGDRTAEDLSWREKAHAFWRVALFKPVLTAGIIVFSVFVALMEGVGLSFLVPIIDVVQGTDPTEADGVTQAFFTAYSFVGIPFSLGTIILGVSTVMTVRYLSSFVVDWFRVALEKQYVRELQRESFDHALDARVAYFDEHGSDDILNAIVTQAEYAGKVIRDFIFVFNHVLLALMYLGIAFFISPLLTIAAVVILGGLTFLIRRVLEPGYTVGDRVAEANEQIQQSAQAGTQGIRDIKLYTKTEDVFDRFAGAVERFTDSSITLARNEAAIENFYNLTAAVTVFVLIYVALTFTELSLGALGVFLFALFQLAPEVSRANNRFYKMEGRLPHLIRTQEFVRNLEESSEIDSGEEPVPEPPTPVRFEDVSFAYNPEEEQVLKDISFSVDKGEFIAFVGQSGAGKSTIISLLARMYEHDEGEISANGVPVERIDLTEWRERVAVVRQDPFIFNDTVRANVTIGNEDATEAEIERACEIAHVTEYLDDLPGGYDTILGDNGVRLSGGQRQRISLARALLKDADILVLDEATSDLDTNIEESVQTEIESMDRDYAIIAIAHRLSTVINADQIYTLQDGEIVEQGEHEELVGGEGKYAQLYSTQ; translated from the coding sequence ATGGATGGGGACCGAACGGCGGAAGATCTCTCTTGGCGCGAGAAGGCGCACGCGTTCTGGCGGGTCGCGTTGTTTAAACCGGTGCTTACGGCGGGAATCATCGTCTTCAGCGTCTTCGTCGCACTGATGGAGGGGGTCGGCCTGAGCTTCCTCGTCCCGATCATCGACGTCGTCCAGGGCACCGACCCGACGGAGGCCGACGGCGTCACCCAGGCGTTCTTCACCGCCTACAGCTTCGTCGGGATCCCCTTCTCGCTTGGCACGATCATCCTCGGCGTCTCAACCGTCATGACCGTGCGATATCTCTCGAGCTTCGTGGTCGACTGGTTCCGGGTCGCCCTCGAGAAGCAGTACGTCCGCGAGCTCCAGCGCGAGTCGTTCGACCACGCCCTCGACGCCCGCGTCGCGTACTTCGACGAGCACGGCTCGGACGACATCCTCAACGCGATCGTCACGCAGGCCGAGTACGCCGGCAAGGTGATCCGCGACTTCATCTTCGTCTTCAATCACGTCCTCCTCGCGTTGATGTATCTCGGCATCGCCTTCTTCATCTCGCCGCTGCTCACGATCGCCGCCGTCGTCATCCTCGGCGGGCTCACGTTCCTGATCCGTCGGGTCCTCGAGCCGGGCTACACGGTCGGGGATCGCGTCGCCGAGGCCAACGAGCAGATCCAGCAGTCCGCCCAGGCCGGCACCCAGGGGATCCGTGACATCAAGCTCTACACCAAGACCGAGGACGTCTTCGACCGGTTCGCGGGCGCCGTCGAGCGCTTCACCGACTCGAGCATCACGCTCGCGCGCAACGAGGCCGCGATCGAGAACTTCTACAACCTCACCGCGGCGGTCACGGTGTTCGTGCTGATCTACGTCGCGCTGACGTTCACCGAGCTCTCGCTCGGCGCACTCGGTGTGTTCCTCTTCGCGCTCTTCCAGCTCGCCCCGGAGGTCAGCCGGGCGAACAACCGCTTCTACAAGATGGAGGGCCGCCTGCCCCACCTGATCCGGACCCAGGAGTTCGTCCGGAACCTCGAGGAGAGCAGCGAGATCGACTCGGGCGAGGAGCCCGTCCCCGAGCCCCCGACGCCCGTGCGCTTCGAGGACGTCTCGTTCGCGTACAACCCCGAGGAGGAGCAGGTCCTGAAGGACATCTCCTTCAGCGTCGACAAGGGCGAGTTCATCGCGTTCGTCGGCCAGTCGGGCGCCGGTAAGTCGACGATCATCTCGCTGCTCGCCCGGATGTACGAGCACGACGAGGGCGAGATCAGCGCCAACGGCGTCCCCGTCGAACGGATCGACCTCACCGAGTGGCGCGAGCGCGTCGCGGTCGTGCGCCAGGACCCGTTCATCTTCAACGACACGGTGCGGGCGAACGTCACGATCGGCAACGAGGACGCCACCGAGGCGGAGATCGAACGGGCCTGCGAGATCGCCCACGTCACCGAGTACCTCGACGACCTTCCGGGCGGCTACGACACGATCCTCGGGGACAACGGGGTCCGGCTCTCGGGCGGCCAGCGCCAGCGCATCTCGCTTGCGCGGGCGCTGTTGAAGGACGCGGACATCCTGGTGCTCGACGAGGCGACGTCGGACCTGGACACGAACATCGAGGAGAGCGTCCAGACGGAAATCGAGTCGATGGATCGGGACTACGCGATCATCGCGATCGCCCACCGACTCTCGACGGTGATCAACGCCGATCAGATCTACACGCTGCAGGACGGGGAGATCGTTGAGCAGGGCGAGCACGAGGAGCTGGTCGGCGGCGAGGGCAAGTACGCCCAGCTCTACTCGACGCAATAG
- a CDS encoding glycosyltransferase — MRIAVLLTHIGHTTISYELAERTGRDTDADVTVICYEIGSLEEVEVSVDTDAVDIVTLGAEGRFDPGAIRRLRSLLASGEFDLLHTHHNFVGSLGRALAPRDLPIVDTEHADHRLHYSPLQNAVNDATLRRADRVVANSQATLDSFYPHERLLVPAWKRRVIYNGVDLEAIDDARAGEKNGDESGDGFEGGTDWETDRPRVVTVGRLIGAKNHSTLIEAFDDVRDSVPDAELLIVGDGPQRESLERLVAARRLGEHVRFTGTVSRKEVYRILDSSDAFALPSRSEGFCVALVEAMACGLAPVVSDIPVLHEVAGEAAAFADPERPVGFAMQLRRLLSDSKARETLGEAAEERARTEFPLDRAVERYAELYETLVQARA, encoded by the coding sequence ATGCGAATAGCCGTTCTCTTGACGCATATCGGCCACACGACGATCTCCTACGAGCTCGCCGAGCGGACGGGTCGGGACACCGACGCCGACGTCACCGTGATCTGCTACGAGATCGGGTCGCTCGAGGAGGTCGAGGTGTCGGTCGATACCGACGCGGTCGATATCGTGACCCTCGGCGCCGAGGGCCGGTTCGACCCGGGGGCGATCCGCCGGCTGCGTAGCCTGCTCGCGAGCGGCGAGTTCGACCTGCTTCACACCCACCACAACTTCGTCGGGTCGCTCGGGCGCGCGCTCGCGCCCCGCGACCTCCCGATCGTCGACACCGAGCACGCCGACCACCGGCTGCACTACTCCCCCCTCCAGAACGCGGTGAACGACGCGACCCTCCGGCGGGCCGACCGCGTCGTCGCGAACTCGCAGGCGACGCTCGATTCCTTCTACCCCCACGAACGGCTGCTGGTGCCCGCCTGGAAGCGCCGCGTGATCTACAACGGCGTCGATCTCGAGGCGATCGACGACGCACGCGCAGGTGAGAAGAACGGGGATGAGAGCGGGGACGGGTTCGAAGGTGGGACCGACTGGGAGACCGACAGGCCGCGGGTCGTCACCGTCGGCCGGCTGATCGGGGCGAAGAACCATTCCACCCTCATCGAGGCCTTCGACGACGTGCGCGACTCGGTTCCCGACGCCGAGCTGCTGATCGTCGGCGACGGGCCTCAGCGCGAATCGCTCGAACGGCTCGTCGCCGCTCGCCGGCTGGGCGAGCACGTCCGGTTTACGGGAACGGTCTCCCGCAAGGAGGTCTATCGGATCCTCGATTCGAGCGACGCCTTCGCGCTTCCTTCCCGGTCGGAGGGGTTCTGCGTCGCGCTCGTCGAGGCGATGGCCTGCGGGCTCGCGCCGGTCGTAAGCGACATCCCCGTGCTCCACGAGGTCGCCGGCGAGGCAGCGGCCTTCGCCGACCCCGAACGGCCGGTGGGGTTCGCGATGCAGCTCCGCCGGCTGCTCTCCGATTCGAAGGCTCGGGAAACGCTCGGCGAGGCCGCGGAGGAGCGCGCCCGAACCGAATTCCCGCTTGACCGGGCCGTCGAGCGCTACGCCGAGCTCTACGAAACGCTCGTCCAGGCCCGGGCCTGA